A genome region from Flavobacterium sp. CFS9 includes the following:
- the accC gene encoding acetyl-CoA carboxylase biotin carboxylase subunit: MFKKILIANRGEIALRVIRTCKEMGIKTVAVYSTADAESLHVKFADEAVCIGPPPSNLSYLKMSNIIAAAEITNADAIHPGYGFLSENAKFSKICQEHGIKFIGAAPEMIDRMGDKASAKATMKAAGVPCVPGSDGLLESFEQTQKLAKEFGYPVMLKATAGGGGKGMRAVWKEDELLKAWESARQEAAAAFGNDGMYMEKLIEEPRHIEIQVVGDSYGKACHLSERDCSVQRRHQKLTEETPSPFMTDELRTKMGEAAVKAAEFIKYEGAGTVEFLVDKHRNFYFMEMNTRIQVEHPITEQVIDYDLIREQIMVAAGIPISGKNYLPQLHAIECRINAEDPYNDFRPSPGKITTLHMPGGHGVRLDTHVYSGYSIPPNYDSMIAKLITTAQSREEAISKMRRALDEFVIEGIKTTIPFHRQLMDDPKYIAGDYTTAFMDTFKMKPIEE; this comes from the coding sequence ATGTTTAAAAAAATATTAATTGCAAATAGAGGAGAAATTGCACTTCGTGTAATTCGTACATGTAAAGAAATGGGAATCAAAACTGTAGCGGTTTACTCTACAGCCGATGCTGAAAGTTTACATGTTAAGTTTGCTGATGAAGCGGTTTGTATTGGTCCCCCTCCAAGTAACTTATCGTATTTGAAAATGTCAAATATAATTGCTGCTGCCGAAATTACTAACGCAGATGCAATACATCCAGGTTATGGATTTCTTTCTGAGAATGCCAAATTTTCAAAAATCTGTCAGGAGCACGGAATCAAATTTATTGGTGCAGCTCCTGAAATGATTGACAGAATGGGAGATAAAGCTTCTGCAAAAGCGACGATGAAAGCTGCAGGAGTTCCATGTGTACCAGGTTCTGACGGATTATTAGAATCTTTCGAACAAACACAAAAGTTAGCTAAAGAATTTGGTTACCCGGTAATGCTTAAAGCTACTGCCGGCGGTGGTGGAAAAGGAATGCGTGCGGTATGGAAAGAAGATGAATTGTTGAAAGCATGGGAAAGTGCACGTCAGGAAGCTGCCGCTGCATTTGGAAATGACGGAATGTACATGGAGAAACTTATCGAAGAGCCACGTCATATCGAAATTCAGGTTGTTGGAGATTCATACGGAAAAGCATGTCACCTTTCTGAAAGAGATTGTTCTGTACAACGTCGCCACCAGAAATTGACAGAAGAAACACCTTCGCCTTTCATGACAGACGAATTACGTACTAAAATGGGTGAGGCTGCTGTAAAAGCTGCTGAGTTTATTAAGTATGAAGGAGCTGGAACAGTTGAGTTTTTGGTGGACAAACACAGAAACTTCTACTTCATGGAAATGAATACGCGTATTCAGGTGGAGCACCCAATTACAGAACAGGTAATTGATTACGATTTGATCCGTGAGCAAATTATGGTAGCAGCTGGAATTCCAATTTCAGGGAAGAACTACTTGCCACAATTACATGCTATCGAATGTCGTATCAATGCTGAAGATCCTTATAACGATTTTCGCCCTTCACCAGGAAAGATTACTACACTTCACATGCCAGGAGGACACGGAGTACGTTTAGATACTCACGTATATTCTGGTTACAGCATTCCGCCAAACTACGATTCGATGATTGCAAAGTTAATTACAACTGCACAATCAAGAGAAGAAGCTATCAGTAAAATGAGAAGAGCTTTAGATGAATTTGTAATTGAAGGCATCAAAACGACAATACCATTCCATAGACAATTGATGGATGACCCAAAATATATTGCAGGAGATTATACTACTGCTTTTATGGATACATTTAAAATGAAACCTATTGAGGAATAA